A region from the Vicia villosa cultivar HV-30 ecotype Madison, WI linkage group LG3, Vvil1.0, whole genome shotgun sequence genome encodes:
- the LOC131655714 gene encoding uncharacterized protein LOC131655714, giving the protein MGKEMEGGKRNNVELFFLATLILWLTSVSFQILVTHRTQLLYVIAGSFFYQTSNSLIRFFSSNKSSPTDPLFVNTSVSLLHSVVTSSSVVFILSTQWLNNGLSSMFDHSQLVEGTWPWAFEALSFSCGYFAYDQWDMLHYRLYSGWIPSILVHHLVLLICFTLALYRNVTINYLILTLICELHSIFLHVRKVRRMAGIRDARSVIIKFEWFLNWSTFIVARCASHILITAKLIKDAHKFGKGVELPLALFGMAGMNFLNIGLGIDLFKAFKRERKSQQANQHRHRE; this is encoded by the exons ATGGGGAAGGAAATGGAAGGCGGAAAGAGGAACAATGTCGAGTTATTTTTCTTAGCCACTCTCATACTCTGGCTTACCTCCGTTTCTTTCCAGATACTTGTCACACACCGCACCCAACTTCTCTACGTCATCGCCGGTTCCTTCTTCTACCAGACATCTAACTCTCTCATCCGTTTCTTCTCCTCCAACAAATCCTCGCCCACTGACCCTCTCTTTGTTAACACCTCCGTTTCCCTTCTTCATTCCGTTGTTACCTCATCTTCAG tggTCTTCATCTTGTCCACACAGTGGTTAAATAATGGGTTGAGCTCAATGTTTGATCACTCGCAGTTGGTTGAAGGTACTTGGCCATGGGCATTTGAAGCGTTGTCTTTTTCCTGTGGTTATTTTGCATATGATCAATGGGACATGCTTCATTATCGCTTATATAGTGGTTGGATCCCTTCTATCCTTGTGCATCATCTGGTTCTCCTTATTTGCTTCACTCTTGCTTTGTATCGAAATGTCACTATCAACTACCTTATTCTCACTCTTATCTGTGAG CTGCATTCGATCTTTCTGCATGTGAGAAAAGTGAGACGAATGGCCGGTATACGAGATGCAAGGAGCGTCATTATTAAGTTTGAATGGTTTCTCAATTGGAGTACCTTCATTGTGGCGAGGTGTGCATCCCATATTCTCATCACAGCAAAACTCATTAAAGATGCTCACAAATTTGGAAAGGGTGTGGAGTTACCACTGGCTCTGTTTGGCATGGCAGGGATGAATTTTCTGAACATTGGTCTTGGCATTGATCTCTTTAAAGCTTTTAAGAGAGAGAGGAAGTCTCAGCAAGCTAATCAACACCGACATCGTGAATGA